The genomic DNA AGCATAACCTTGCCCAGCGATCTTCTGAACAAGTTTAACCAGTTTATCAAATCGCGAGGCTACTACAGCCGGTCTGAGGCTTTCCGCGACGCCGTCAGAAGCCTAATAGCCGAAGCAGAACTTGCCAAGCTTGAAACAGGAACAGTGGCAGCGACTATGATGATCACCTGCGAATACGCGAGAAGAGACGTGGACCTGCGTATGAGCGAGGTCAGGCATGAATTCGACGACATAGTGGTTGAGAACTTTCACAGACACATAAACCAGCAATACTGCTTGG from Candidatus Bathyarchaeia archaeon includes the following:
- the nikR gene encoding nickel-responsive transcriptional regulator NikR; this translates as MTVISITLPSDLLNKFNQFIKSRGYYSRSEAFRDAVRSLIAEAELAKLETGTVAATMMITCEYARRDVDLRMSEVRHEFDDIVVENFHRHINQQYCLEVFIAEGHYQRVLELIGRIRGVRGIQEVKATFMPLKAKAKEE